The following coding sequences are from one Rathayibacter sp. VKM Ac-2760 window:
- a CDS encoding DUF6541 family protein, whose amino-acid sequence MASEAPARPAPAGRRAPGRRALVELGAALAAAGASVLAAVIALGVTPESMAQRWQVGGGDQILHYLLFRSATQAFPFSVNGSLGFPDGFNAFFTAQFDVSSALVAGVLSLVIRDGLVLLNVFTLLTFASTALTGYAFFRCLRSPVWVASLLAAVFSLAPYHFLRVGYGHPFLAGYWAIPLLGILVLAAAGDRTDPFRAWRARGATRRARLLRGAVPVVVLPALIASSSGYYYVFSVLVLGGVWALCALAGLASRVPLREILGRALPLAVLGALVAIEVVALGSDWGERSAPYFESRGVGESEIFAGKLLSLFLPWQGTELPKIGALTNLYSTGTAVAVTTEPPGMPVLAIAGLCLLLLALPLTGAVGGRALRLTAVGRLLSDERLRVLAIAVLWTLAFFVIAGFGMAIAVFVGPTIRAWSRLSIVIVLLGLGAVAIVLGRITRRWLRIAAAVLIVGVAGLDQLAGVARMVPIAPTEDTEVSALVAEADAALPDGCGVVQLPIKSFPDSGAIGSMGDYDPGLPYLRTDGEDLVWSYGSVSGTEGYEVFDDLDTPGEFAAAVRASGACAVSVDTAAYTGREGAWEADVVSVSGSLTPTAQSSSGRWLVFPVTR is encoded by the coding sequence GTGGCTTCTGAGGCGCCGGCTCGACCCGCTCCTGCCGGCCGCCGCGCGCCGGGAAGGCGCGCGCTCGTCGAGCTGGGCGCGGCGCTCGCCGCCGCCGGGGCGAGCGTCCTCGCCGCCGTGATCGCGCTGGGCGTGACGCCGGAGTCGATGGCGCAGCGCTGGCAGGTCGGCGGCGGGGACCAGATCCTGCACTACCTGCTCTTCCGCAGCGCGACGCAGGCGTTCCCGTTCTCGGTGAACGGGTCGCTCGGCTTCCCGGACGGCTTCAACGCCTTCTTCACCGCGCAGTTCGACGTGTCCTCCGCGCTGGTGGCGGGGGTGCTGAGCCTGGTGATCCGCGACGGCCTGGTGCTGCTCAACGTCTTCACGCTGCTGACCTTCGCCTCGACGGCGCTGACCGGCTACGCCTTCTTCCGCTGCCTCCGCTCGCCGGTCTGGGTCGCGTCGCTCCTCGCAGCCGTTTTCAGCCTCGCCCCGTACCACTTCCTCCGGGTCGGCTACGGGCATCCGTTCCTCGCCGGCTACTGGGCGATCCCGCTCCTCGGGATCCTCGTCCTCGCCGCGGCCGGCGACCGGACCGATCCGTTCCGCGCCTGGCGAGCCCGCGGCGCCACCCGCCGCGCCCGGCTGCTGCGCGGCGCCGTGCCCGTCGTCGTGCTCCCCGCCCTGATCGCCTCGAGCAGCGGCTACTACTACGTCTTCAGCGTGCTCGTGCTCGGCGGCGTCTGGGCGCTGTGCGCACTGGCCGGCCTCGCCAGCCGGGTGCCGCTGCGCGAGATCCTCGGTCGGGCGCTGCCGCTCGCGGTGCTCGGCGCGCTCGTCGCGATCGAGGTCGTCGCGCTGGGCAGCGACTGGGGTGAGCGCTCGGCGCCCTACTTCGAGAGCCGAGGCGTGGGGGAGTCCGAGATCTTCGCGGGCAAGCTCCTCTCGCTCTTCCTGCCCTGGCAGGGCACCGAGCTGCCGAAGATCGGCGCGCTGACCAACCTGTACTCGACCGGCACCGCCGTGGCCGTCACGACCGAGCCGCCGGGGATGCCGGTGCTCGCGATCGCGGGCCTGTGCCTGCTGCTCCTGGCGCTGCCGCTGACCGGTGCCGTCGGCGGGCGGGCGCTGCGCCTCACCGCGGTCGGCCGACTCCTCTCGGACGAGCGACTGCGGGTGCTCGCGATCGCGGTGCTCTGGACCCTCGCCTTCTTCGTCATCGCGGGCTTCGGGATGGCGATCGCGGTCTTCGTCGGCCCCACGATCCGGGCCTGGTCGCGGCTGTCGATCGTGATCGTCCTGCTGGGGCTCGGCGCGGTGGCGATCGTCCTCGGCCGGATCACCCGGCGGTGGCTCCGGATCGCGGCCGCCGTCCTGATCGTGGGTGTCGCCGGCCTCGATCAGCTCGCCGGCGTCGCGCGGATGGTGCCGATCGCGCCGACCGAGGACACCGAGGTCAGCGCGCTCGTCGCCGAGGCGGACGCGGCACTGCCGGACGGCTGCGGGGTGGTGCAGCTGCCGATCAAGAGCTTCCCGGACAGCGGGGCGATCGGGAGCATGGGCGACTACGACCCCGGCCTGCCGTACCTGCGGACGGACGGCGAGGACCTCGTCTGGAGCTACGGCTCGGTCAGCGGGACGGAGGGCTACGAGGTCTTCGACGACCTCGACACGCCCGGCGAGTTCGCTGCGGCGGTCCGCGCGAGCGGGGCCTGCGCCGTGTCCGTCGACACCGCCGCCTACACCGGGCGCGAGGGCGCCTGGGAGGCCGACGTCGTCTCGGTGAGCGGTTCGCTCACTCCCACGGCGCAGTCCTCCTCCGGTCGCTGGCTGGTCTTCCCCGTCACGCGCTGA
- a CDS encoding polyprenol monophosphomannose synthase → MLPPELDLMLALTIVTPTYNEADNIGELLRRLSAAAARETDVRIRSVIVDDSSPDGTAAKARELGAQLSTDTFTVEVLERTAKEGLGAAYLWAFGQVLSAEEPPDHILQMDADLSHDPKYLSDFLREVRAGADLVVASRYIPGGGTPDWTLDRKILSRGGNLYTRALLGSRLTDWTGGFNLFSRELLERIHFETVDATGYGFQIALKHRAVSAARRAREIPIVFLDRTEGTSKIPGNTMLKSILLVLRIRLGRRGRR, encoded by the coding sequence ATGCTCCCGCCCGAATTGGATCTGATGCTCGCCCTCACCATCGTCACCCCCACGTACAACGAAGCGGACAACATCGGCGAGCTGCTCCGTCGCCTGTCCGCCGCGGCGGCGCGCGAGACGGACGTGAGGATCCGCTCGGTGATCGTCGACGACTCCTCGCCCGACGGGACCGCCGCGAAGGCCCGCGAGCTGGGCGCCCAGCTGTCGACGGACACCTTCACGGTCGAGGTGCTCGAGCGCACGGCGAAGGAGGGTCTCGGGGCCGCCTACCTCTGGGCCTTCGGCCAGGTGCTCTCGGCCGAGGAGCCGCCCGATCACATCCTGCAGATGGACGCCGACCTCTCGCACGACCCGAAGTACCTCAGCGACTTCCTGCGCGAGGTCCGGGCCGGAGCCGACCTGGTCGTCGCCTCGCGCTACATCCCGGGCGGCGGGACGCCCGACTGGACCCTCGACCGCAAGATCCTCAGCCGCGGCGGCAACCTCTACACCCGGGCGCTGCTCGGCTCCCGCCTGACCGACTGGACGGGCGGCTTCAACCTCTTCAGCCGCGAGCTGCTCGAGCGGATCCACTTCGAGACCGTCGACGCGACCGGCTACGGCTTCCAGATCGCCCTCAAGCACCGGGCGGTCAGCGCCGCGCGGCGCGCCCGCGAGATCCCGATCGTCTTCCTCGACCGCACAGAGGGGACGTCGAAGATCCCCGGCAACACCATGCTGAAGAGCATCCTCCTCGTCCTCCGCATCCGACTCGGTCGCCGCGGCCGCCGATGA
- a CDS encoding GtrA family protein — protein MSRQPLSSRRRSSSRRPSLPQRLASSRWFESQKVRFLVAGSLNTALDFLILNALALLVGLPTLVANVASVTVGISISYLLNHFFVFRHPERPTLRTFAQFFLVTGFSSLVLQSLIIYGFEVFFDTRFGTSLLFLPSAGEKAFLAINVAKAVAVMVGLVWNFCLYKFVVFRAPSAAVAPELAEVVDEIESAAR, from the coding sequence GTGTCGCGTCAGCCTCTGTCGTCGCGCCGGCGGTCGTCGTCGCGCCGGCCCTCGTTGCCGCAGCGGCTCGCGTCGTCGCGCTGGTTCGAATCGCAGAAGGTGCGCTTCCTCGTCGCCGGGTCGCTCAACACGGCCCTCGACTTCCTCATACTCAACGCACTCGCTCTGCTGGTCGGTCTGCCGACCCTCGTCGCGAACGTCGCGTCGGTCACCGTGGGCATCTCGATCTCGTATCTGCTCAACCACTTCTTCGTGTTCCGTCACCCGGAGCGTCCGACGCTGCGGACCTTCGCGCAGTTCTTCCTCGTCACCGGCTTCAGCTCGCTCGTGCTGCAGTCGCTGATCATCTACGGCTTCGAGGTCTTCTTCGACACCCGCTTCGGCACCTCCCTCCTCTTCCTGCCCAGCGCGGGAGAGAAGGCCTTCCTGGCGATCAACGTCGCGAAGGCCGTCGCCGTGATGGTGGGCCTGGTCTGGAACTTCTGCCTCTACAAGTTCGTCGTGTTCCGCGCCCCGTCGGCGGCGGTCGCCCCCGAGCTCGCCGAGGTCGTCGACGAGATCGAGTCGGCCGCGCGCTGA
- a CDS encoding glycosyltransferase family 2 protein, with translation MPLPVDAAPPEALIARSTLPIAVVVVTHFSGEVLRACLESIPEATEHEVSVVVVDNATTDDSVRRVVERRPEVLFHETGENLGYGKAVNYAVDRLGPEIEWILVTNPDTVFLPGAIDALHAAAVADPAIGSIGPRILDSDGTIYPSARALPSLGTGIGHALLAHVWPGNPWSRRYRRSRAVETMQHGSMTAGWLSGACVMVRRTAYEQVGGFDERYFMYFEDVQLGDSLGQHGWSNVYLADAVVSHLGGHSTRLASARMLAVHHRSAYLYLAQKYDAWYQAPVRAAVRLGLGARVALMRLRPTR, from the coding sequence GTGCCCCTGCCCGTCGACGCCGCTCCCCCGGAGGCTCTCATCGCCCGCTCGACGTTGCCCATCGCGGTCGTCGTCGTCACCCACTTCTCGGGTGAGGTCCTCCGCGCCTGCCTCGAGTCGATCCCCGAGGCGACCGAGCACGAGGTGAGCGTCGTCGTCGTCGACAACGCGACCACCGACGACTCCGTCCGCCGCGTCGTCGAGCGCCGACCCGAGGTGCTCTTCCACGAGACCGGCGAGAACCTCGGCTACGGCAAGGCCGTGAACTACGCGGTCGACCGCCTCGGCCCGGAGATCGAGTGGATCCTGGTGACGAACCCGGACACGGTGTTCCTGCCCGGTGCCATCGATGCGCTCCACGCCGCGGCCGTCGCCGATCCCGCGATCGGCTCGATCGGCCCGCGGATCCTCGACTCGGACGGCACGATCTACCCCTCCGCCCGCGCCCTGCCCTCGCTCGGCACCGGCATCGGCCACGCGCTGCTCGCGCACGTCTGGCCCGGCAACCCGTGGTCGCGGCGCTACCGCCGCTCGCGCGCGGTCGAGACGATGCAGCACGGCAGCATGACGGCCGGGTGGCTCTCCGGCGCCTGCGTGATGGTGCGGCGCACCGCGTACGAGCAGGTCGGCGGCTTCGACGAGCGCTACTTCATGTACTTCGAGGACGTGCAGCTCGGCGACTCCCTCGGGCAGCACGGCTGGTCGAACGTCTACCTCGCGGACGCGGTCGTGTCGCATCTCGGCGGGCACTCGACGCGCCTGGCCTCGGCCCGGATGCTCGCGGTGCACCACCGCAGCGCCTACCTCTACCTCGCGCAGAAGTACGACGCCTGGTACCAGGCTCCCGTCCGCGCGGCGGTGCGCCTCGGCCTCGGCGCCCGCGTCGCGCTGATGCGCCTGCGCCCGACTCGCTGA
- the rfbA gene encoding glucose-1-phosphate thymidylyltransferase RfbA, which translates to MKGIILAGGSGSRLWPITKGISKQLMPIYDKPMVYYPLSTLMMAGIDEVLIITTPEYNDQFRALLGDGSSLGMTLSYAVQESPDGLAQAFLIGEEFIGDDSVALVLGDNIFHGTALGTALAANTDIEGAVIFAYQVADPRAYGVVEFDDAFHALSIEEKPAQPKSNYAVPGLYFYDNSVVGIAKTIEPSARGELEISTVNERYLEAGSLNVQVLDRGTAWLDTGTFDSMIEATEFVRVIEQRQGFKIGCIEEIAWRNGWIDDAALAGLAAPLVKSGYGAYLQRLLELGR; encoded by the coding sequence GTGAAGGGCATCATCCTCGCCGGCGGCTCCGGCTCGCGGCTCTGGCCGATCACCAAGGGCATCTCGAAGCAGCTGATGCCGATCTACGACAAGCCGATGGTCTACTACCCGCTGTCGACGCTGATGATGGCGGGGATCGACGAGGTCCTCATCATCACGACGCCGGAGTACAACGACCAGTTCCGCGCGCTGCTCGGCGACGGGTCGAGCCTCGGCATGACGCTCTCCTACGCGGTGCAGGAGTCGCCGGACGGGCTCGCGCAGGCGTTCCTGATCGGCGAGGAGTTCATCGGCGACGACTCCGTCGCGCTGGTGCTCGGCGACAACATCTTCCACGGCACCGCGCTCGGCACGGCCCTCGCGGCGAACACGGACATCGAGGGCGCGGTGATCTTCGCCTACCAGGTGGCGGATCCGCGGGCGTACGGCGTCGTCGAGTTCGACGACGCGTTCCACGCGCTGTCGATCGAGGAGAAGCCGGCGCAGCCCAAGAGCAACTACGCGGTGCCGGGACTGTACTTCTACGACAACTCCGTCGTCGGCATCGCGAAGACGATCGAGCCCTCCGCCCGCGGCGAGCTCGAGATCTCGACGGTGAACGAGCGCTACCTCGAGGCGGGCTCTCTCAACGTGCAGGTCCTCGACCGCGGGACGGCGTGGCTGGACACCGGGACGTTCGACTCGATGATCGAGGCGACCGAGTTCGTCCGCGTGATCGAGCAGCGGCAGGGCTTCAAGATCGGCTGCATCGAGGAGATCGCCTGGCGGAACGGCTGGATCGACGACGCGGCGCTCGCCGGTCTCGCGGCTCCGCTCGTCAAGAGCGGGTACGGCGCGTACCTGCAGCGGCTGCTCGAGCTCGGTCGCTGA
- a CDS encoding dTDP-4-dehydrorhamnose 3,5-epimerase family protein, which yields MQIRELDIPDAYEITPRQFPDDRGVFYEFYRFDRLAEKVGHPLALQQGNTSVSKRGTVRGIHFAQIPPSQAKYVSCFSGAVLDYIIDVRVGSPTFGRWDSVLLDDVDRRSVYLAEGLAHAFVALTEGAVVSYLVSSTYDPVREKGIDPLDEQIGLRFPAEAGEPLLSPKDTEAPTLAEAEALGILPTWDEAKALYAGLDGAHS from the coding sequence GTGCAGATCAGAGAGCTCGACATCCCCGACGCGTACGAGATCACTCCGCGGCAGTTCCCCGACGACCGGGGGGTGTTCTACGAGTTCTACCGCTTCGACCGCCTCGCGGAGAAGGTCGGGCATCCGCTCGCGCTGCAGCAGGGCAACACCTCGGTCTCCAAGCGCGGCACCGTCCGCGGCATCCACTTCGCGCAGATCCCGCCGTCGCAGGCGAAGTACGTCTCCTGCTTCTCCGGCGCGGTGCTCGACTACATCATCGACGTCCGCGTCGGCTCGCCGACGTTCGGCCGGTGGGACTCGGTGCTGCTCGACGACGTCGACCGCCGCTCCGTCTACCTCGCCGAGGGCCTCGCCCACGCCTTCGTGGCGCTGACGGAGGGGGCGGTCGTCTCCTACCTCGTCTCCTCCACCTACGACCCGGTGCGCGAGAAGGGGATCGACCCGCTCGACGAGCAGATCGGCCTGCGCTTCCCCGCCGAGGCGGGCGAGCCGCTGCTCTCGCCGAAGGACACCGAGGCGCCCACCCTCGCCGAGGCCGAGGCTCTGGGCATCCTGCCCACCTGGGACGAGGCGAAGGCGCTCTACGCCGGCCTGGACGGGGCGCACTCGTGA
- the rfbD gene encoding dTDP-4-dehydrorhamnose reductase has product MTFLLTGASGMLGTDLRSSLGDRAVTALGRGDLDVTDLDAVRAAVAGHDAVLNCAAYTRVDDAESDEEEARRVNALGAQNLAIATAEIGAAIVQVSTDYVFDGSATSPYAESHPRGPISAYGRTKAEGEELVLAANPERGYVVRTAWLYGAHGGNFAKTMVRLAGAHPTLTVVDDQRGQPTWTGDLADRLIELVDSGAPAGVYHGTSAGETTWFGFARAVFEKAGLDPERIRPTDSGAFVRPAPRPAYSVLGHDAWAAAGLAPMRSWEDALAAAPLAAVTP; this is encoded by the coding sequence GTGACCTTCCTCCTCACGGGCGCCTCCGGCATGCTCGGCACCGACCTCCGCTCCTCCCTCGGCGATCGCGCCGTCACGGCGCTCGGCCGCGGCGACCTCGACGTGACCGATCTCGACGCCGTCCGCGCGGCCGTCGCCGGGCACGACGCGGTGCTGAACTGCGCGGCCTACACCCGCGTCGACGACGCCGAGAGCGACGAGGAGGAGGCACGCCGCGTCAACGCGCTCGGCGCGCAGAACCTCGCGATCGCCACCGCCGAGATCGGCGCCGCGATCGTCCAGGTCTCGACCGACTACGTCTTCGACGGCTCGGCGACCAGCCCCTACGCCGAGTCGCACCCCCGCGGGCCGATCTCGGCGTACGGCCGGACGAAGGCCGAGGGTGAGGAGCTCGTCCTCGCCGCGAACCCCGAACGGGGCTACGTCGTCCGGACGGCCTGGCTCTACGGCGCGCACGGCGGCAACTTCGCGAAGACGATGGTCCGCCTCGCCGGCGCCCACCCCACCCTCACCGTCGTCGACGATCAGCGCGGTCAGCCCACCTGGACCGGCGACCTCGCCGACCGCCTGATCGAGCTCGTCGACTCCGGCGCCCCGGCCGGCGTCTACCACGGGACCAGCGCGGGCGAGACGACCTGGTTCGGCTTCGCCCGCGCCGTCTTCGAGAAGGCGGGACTCGACCCGGAGCGCATCCGGCCGACCGACAGCGGCGCCTTCGTCCGCCCCGCGCCGCGGCCCGCCTACTCCGTGCTCGGCCACGACGCCTGGGCCGCCGCCGGCCTCGCGCCGATGCGCTCGTGGGAGGACGCGCTCGCCGCCGCCCCGCTCGCGGCGGTCACGCCGTGA
- a CDS encoding glycosyltransferase family 1 protein encodes MTTTLRVVADQMLARVPGGIGRYTEELTRELIATAPRDCEVEAVVSAHPPEKDEELRQRLPGLARLHRLHLGRRELSRAWQYGIGIPAGGGMMHAPSLFAPLRNHDGREGEQIAVTIHDTVPWTHPETLTPHGAKWHRAMAKRAQKFADAVVVPTHAVAQQLAQVLDFGDRIRVIGGAVGSGLVLPDDADERAAALGLPAEYVLSVGTLEPRKGLVSLIAAFGGSSAPSIPLLIVGPTGWGELDIASVADEQGLEEDRVRALGVLSDSDLAVVLSRATLFVYPSIAEGFGLPVLEAMHFGVPVVHSDDPALLEVAADAGVAVERGVAKDYPERLALAMSSVLSDTALRERLSIAGRDRARAFSWRDSAERVWALHADL; translated from the coding sequence GTGACGACGACGCTCCGGGTCGTCGCCGACCAGATGCTCGCCCGCGTCCCCGGTGGCATCGGCCGCTACACCGAGGAGCTCACCCGCGAGCTGATCGCCACCGCCCCGCGGGACTGCGAGGTCGAGGCCGTCGTCTCCGCGCACCCGCCGGAGAAGGACGAGGAGCTGCGGCAGCGCCTGCCCGGTCTGGCGCGCCTGCACCGCCTGCACCTCGGCCGCCGCGAGCTCTCGCGCGCCTGGCAGTACGGCATCGGCATCCCGGCCGGCGGCGGCATGATGCACGCCCCCAGCCTCTTCGCGCCGCTGCGCAACCACGACGGCAGGGAGGGCGAGCAGATCGCGGTCACCATCCACGACACGGTGCCGTGGACCCACCCCGAGACGCTCACCCCGCACGGGGCGAAGTGGCACCGGGCGATGGCCAAGCGCGCGCAGAAGTTCGCGGACGCCGTGGTCGTGCCCACCCATGCCGTCGCGCAGCAGCTCGCGCAGGTGCTCGACTTCGGCGACCGGATCCGCGTGATCGGCGGCGCCGTCGGCTCGGGCCTCGTCCTGCCGGACGACGCCGACGAGCGCGCCGCCGCCCTCGGGCTGCCGGCCGAGTACGTCCTCAGCGTGGGGACGCTCGAGCCGCGAAAGGGCCTGGTCTCGCTGATCGCGGCGTTCGGCGGCTCCTCCGCGCCGAGCATCCCGCTGCTCATCGTGGGACCGACCGGCTGGGGCGAGCTCGACATCGCCTCCGTCGCCGACGAGCAGGGGCTCGAGGAAGACCGGGTGCGCGCGCTCGGGGTCCTCAGCGACTCGGACCTCGCGGTCGTGCTGAGCCGGGCGACCCTCTTCGTCTACCCGAGCATCGCCGAGGGCTTCGGCCTGCCGGTGCTCGAGGCCATGCACTTCGGCGTGCCGGTCGTGCACTCGGACGACCCGGCGCTGCTCGAGGTCGCGGCCGACGCGGGAGTCGCCGTCGAGCGCGGCGTCGCGAAGGACTACCCGGAGCGGCTCGCGCTCGCGATGAGCAGCGTGCTCTCGGACACCGCGCTGCGCGAGCGGCTCTCGATCGCCGGCCGCGACCGCGCCCGCGCGTTCAGCTGGCGCGACTCCGCCGAGCGCGTCTGGGCACTGCACGCCGACCTCTGA
- a CDS encoding LCP family protein, with product MTLPLRHPDVRSSTFMTRRAWWLLIGNLLVPGSAQVLAGNRRLGRLGLGFTLGLWTALLVAVILYFVFPTGLYTLATFDLSMLALQAALVIYGVVWLVLTLDTLRLIRLVRARPRMRGVLAFATIALMAVSVGSTAYGTYLVGVTRGTLSSIFGGGAIEQPIDGRYNIMLLGGDAGEDRDGLRPDSISVVSIDASTGAATTIGVSREFVNIPFPEDSPMHELYPDGYTTKNCAVDVCKLNSIYTEVELKHPELYPDAIAEGSEPGIEATRDAVEGMLGLPIQYYALIDMQGFAELIDSLGGIDIDYQGTEPLPLGGLPDSDGVMQGVNQWIDPGPWHFNGEQALAYARSRYTTSDYDRMARQRQVQAALLEQFEPGNVLSKFQDVAAAGSQVIKTDVPQGMLGYFVQLGLKTKSQPLGTVELIPPAVDVDRDPDYDVVRSLVHEGLFPDSAQ from the coding sequence ATGACGCTGCCGCTGCGGCACCCGGACGTCCGCTCGAGCACCTTCATGACCCGGCGCGCCTGGTGGCTGCTGATCGGCAATCTGCTGGTGCCAGGCTCGGCGCAGGTGCTCGCGGGCAACCGCAGGCTCGGCCGGCTCGGACTCGGCTTCACACTCGGGCTCTGGACGGCGCTGCTGGTCGCGGTGATCCTCTACTTCGTCTTCCCCACCGGGCTCTACACGCTCGCGACCTTCGATCTCTCGATGCTCGCGCTGCAGGCGGCGCTCGTGATCTACGGCGTCGTCTGGCTCGTGCTCACGCTCGACACGCTCCGGCTGATCCGGCTGGTGCGGGCGCGGCCGCGGATGCGCGGCGTCCTCGCCTTCGCGACGATCGCGCTGATGGCGGTGTCGGTCGGCTCGACCGCCTACGGCACCTACCTCGTCGGGGTCACCCGCGGCACGCTCTCCTCGATCTTCGGCGGCGGCGCGATCGAGCAGCCGATCGACGGGCGGTACAACATCATGCTGCTCGGCGGCGACGCGGGCGAGGACCGCGACGGCCTGCGGCCCGACAGCATCTCCGTCGTCAGCATCGACGCGTCGACCGGAGCGGCGACGACGATCGGAGTCTCGCGCGAGTTCGTCAACATCCCGTTCCCCGAGGACAGCCCGATGCACGAGCTGTACCCCGACGGCTACACGACGAAGAACTGCGCCGTCGACGTCTGCAAGCTGAACTCGATCTACACCGAGGTCGAGCTCAAGCACCCCGAGCTCTACCCGGACGCGATCGCCGAGGGCAGCGAGCCCGGCATCGAGGCGACCCGCGACGCGGTCGAGGGGATGCTCGGCCTGCCGATCCAGTACTACGCGCTGATCGACATGCAGGGCTTCGCCGAGCTGATCGACTCGCTCGGCGGCATCGACATCGACTACCAGGGCACCGAGCCGCTGCCGCTCGGCGGCCTGCCGGACTCGGACGGCGTCATGCAGGGCGTCAACCAGTGGATCGACCCCGGCCCGTGGCACTTCAACGGCGAGCAGGCGCTCGCCTACGCCCGCTCGCGCTACACGACGAGCGACTACGACCGGATGGCGCGCCAGCGCCAGGTGCAGGCGGCGCTGCTCGAGCAGTTCGAGCCCGGCAACGTCCTCTCGAAGTTCCAGGACGTCGCTGCGGCGGGCTCCCAGGTGATCAAGACCGACGTGCCGCAGGGGATGCTCGGCTACTTCGTCCAGCTCGGGCTGAAGACGAAGAGCCAGCCGCTCGGCACCGTCGAGCTGATCCCGCCGGCCGTCGACGTCGACCGCGACCCGGATTACGACGTCGTGCGCTCCCTCGTGCACGAGGGGCTGTTCCCCGACTCCGCGCAGTAG
- the purE gene encoding 5-(carboxyamino)imidazole ribonucleotide mutase yields MGSDSDWSVMQAASTTLAEFGIAHEVRVVSAHRTPQAMIDYGRGARARGLRVVIAGAGGAAHLPGMLAAVTSLPVVGVPVPLARLDGLDSLLSIVQMPAGVPVATVSIGGARNAGLLAVKMLAIGDDALSARLDAFAADLEAQVAAKNEALVAGL; encoded by the coding sequence ATGGGCTCCGACTCCGACTGGTCGGTGATGCAGGCCGCCTCGACGACCCTCGCCGAGTTCGGGATCGCCCACGAGGTCCGCGTGGTCTCGGCGCACCGCACTCCCCAGGCGATGATCGACTACGGTCGCGGCGCTCGGGCGCGCGGCCTCCGCGTCGTCATCGCGGGCGCCGGCGGCGCCGCGCACCTCCCCGGGATGCTGGCCGCGGTCACCTCGCTCCCGGTCGTCGGCGTGCCGGTGCCGCTCGCGCGCCTGGACGGACTCGACTCCCTGCTCTCGATCGTGCAGATGCCGGCCGGCGTCCCCGTCGCGACCGTCTCGATCGGCGGCGCCCGCAACGCCGGACTGCTCGCGGTGAAGATGCTCGCGATCGGCGACGACGCCCTCTCCGCGCGCCTCGACGCCTTCGCGGCCGACCTGGAGGCGCAGGTCGCGGCCAAGAACGAGGCCCTGGTGGCCGGCCTGTGA
- a CDS encoding 5-(carboxyamino)imidazole ribonucleotide synthase: MRVGVIGGGQLARMMIPAAVELGLGIAVLAETEGAPAGLAATVVGDYRDEETVLAFARTVDVVTFDHEHVPQPILRRLVAEGVAVHPGPDALLYAQDKLMMRQRLTELGVPVPDWAAVSSADELAAFLAEHGGRAVVKTARGGYDGKGVRVVRGAHEADDWFAALAEGGRGGALLVEELVDFRRELAQLVARRPSGESILWPVVESIQRDGVCAEVLAPAPASAGRLAAAAADIAETIAESLGVTGVLAVELFETTDDRVLVNELAMRPHNSGHWTMDGSTTSQFEQHLRAVLDLPLGATGCRDPWTVMVNVLGGPVGESLTDRYPLVLAAHPAVKVHNYGKEPRPGRKVGHVNATGDELETVVYEARAAAAVLTD, from the coding sequence ATGCGCGTCGGAGTGATCGGTGGCGGCCAGCTCGCCCGGATGATGATCCCCGCGGCGGTCGAGCTGGGCCTCGGCATCGCGGTCCTCGCCGAGACCGAGGGCGCCCCGGCGGGCCTCGCGGCGACCGTCGTCGGCGACTACCGCGACGAGGAGACGGTGCTCGCCTTCGCGCGGACCGTCGACGTCGTCACCTTCGACCACGAGCACGTGCCGCAGCCGATCCTCCGCCGCCTCGTGGCCGAGGGCGTGGCCGTGCACCCGGGCCCCGACGCCCTCCTCTACGCGCAGGACAAGCTGATGATGCGGCAGCGCCTCACCGAGCTCGGCGTCCCCGTGCCGGACTGGGCCGCGGTCTCCTCCGCCGACGAGCTGGCCGCGTTCCTCGCCGAGCACGGCGGCCGCGCGGTGGTCAAGACCGCGCGCGGCGGCTACGACGGCAAGGGCGTCCGCGTCGTCCGCGGCGCGCACGAGGCGGACGACTGGTTCGCGGCGCTCGCCGAGGGCGGCCGCGGGGGAGCGCTCCTCGTCGAGGAGCTCGTCGACTTCCGCCGCGAGCTCGCCCAGCTGGTGGCCCGCCGCCCCTCCGGCGAGAGCATCCTCTGGCCCGTCGTCGAGTCGATCCAGCGCGACGGCGTCTGCGCCGAGGTGCTCGCGCCCGCCCCCGCCTCGGCCGGCCGGCTCGCGGCCGCGGCGGCCGACATCGCCGAGACGATCGCCGAGAGCCTCGGCGTCACCGGGGTGCTCGCCGTCGAGCTGTTCGAGACGACGGACGACCGCGTCCTCGTCAACGAGCTGGCGATGCGGCCGCACAACAGCGGGCACTGGACGATGGACGGCTCCACCACCTCGCAGTTCGAGCAGCACCTGCGCGCGGTGCTCGACCTGCCGCTGGGCGCGACCGGCTGCCGCGACCCGTGGACCGTGATGGTGAACGTCCTGGGCGGGCCCGTGGGGGAGTCGCTCACCGATCGCTACCCGCTCGTGCTCGCGGCGCACCCGGCGGTCAAGGTGCACAACTACGGCAAGGAGCCGCGCCCCGGCCGCAAGGTCGGGCACGTCAACGCCACCGGGGACGAGCTCGAGACGGTCGTCTACGAGGCGCGTGCCGCGGCCGCCGTTCTCACGGACTGA